Proteins found in one Tamandua tetradactyla isolate mTamTet1 chromosome 3, mTamTet1.pri, whole genome shotgun sequence genomic segment:
- the SF3B1 gene encoding splicing factor 3B subunit 1 isoform X1 → MNARTYMDVMREQHLTKEEREIRQQLAEKAKAGELKVVNGAAASQPPSKRKRRWDQTADQTPGATPKKLSSWDQAETPGHTPSLRWDETPGRAKGSETPGATPGSKIWDPTPSHTPAGAATPGRGDTPGHATPGHGGATSSARKNRWDETPKTERDTPGHGSGWAETPRTDRGGDSIGETPTPGASKRKSRWDETPASQMGGSTPVLTPGKTPIGTPAMNMATPTPGHIMSMTPEQLQAWRWEREIDERNRPLSDEELDAMFPEGYKVLPPPAGYVPIRTPARKLTATPTPLGGMTGFHMQTEDRTMKSVNDQPSGNLPFLKPDDIQYFDKLLVDVDESTLSPEEQKERKIMKLLLKIKNGTPPMRKAALRQITDKAREFGAGPLFNQILPLLMSPTLEDQERHLLVKVIDRILYKLDDLVRPYVHKILVVIEPLLIDEDYYARVEGREIISNLAKAAGLATMISTMRPDIDNMDEYVRNTTARAFAVVASALGIPSLLPFLKAVCKSKKSWQARHTGIKIVQQIAILMGCAILPHLRSLVEIIEHGLVDEQQKVRTISALAIAALAEAATPYGIESFDSVLKPLWKGIRQHRGKGLAAFLKAIGYLIPLMDAEYANYYTREVMLILIREFQSPDEEMKKIVLKVVKQCCGTDGVEANYIKTEILPPFFKHFWQHRMALDRRNYRQLVDTTVELANKVGAAEIISRIVDDLKDEAEQYRKMVMETIEKIMGNLGAADIDHKLEEQLIDGILYAFQEQTTEDSVMLNGFGTVVNALGKRVKPYLPQICGTVLWRLNNKSAKVRQQAADLISRTAVVMKTCQEEKLMGHLGVVLYEYLGEEYPEVLGSILGALKAIVNVIGMHKMTPPIKDLLPRLTPILKNRHEKVQENCIDLVGRIADRGAEYVSAREWMRICFELLELLKAHKKAIRRATVNTFGYIAKAIGPHDVLATLLNNLKVQERQNRVCTTVAIAIVAETCSPFTVLPALMNEYRVPELNVQNGVLKSLSFLFEYIGEMGKDYIYAVTPLLEDALMDRDLVHRQTASAVVQHMSLGVYGFGCEDSLNHLLNYVWPNVFETSPHVIQAVMGALEGLRVAIGPCRMLQYCLQGLFHPARKVRDVYWKIYNSIYIGSQDALIAHYPRIYNDDKNTYIRYELDYIL, encoded by the exons acTCCAGGGCATACTCCTTCCTTAAGATGGGATGAGACACCAGGTCGTGCAAAGGGAAGTGAGACTCCTGGAGCAACCCCAGGCTCAAAAATATGGGATCCTACACCTAGTCATACACCAGCAGGAGCTGCTACTCCTGGGCGAGGCGATACACCAGGTCATGCAACACCAGGCCATGGAGGCGCAACTTCTAGTGCCCGTAAAAACAGATGGGATGAGACCCCCAAAACAGAGAGAG ATACTCCTGGGCATGGTAGTGGATGGGCAGAGACTCCTCGAACAGATCGAGGTGGTGATTCAATTGGAGAGACCCCAACTCCTGGAGCCAGTAAAAGAAAGTCACGTTGGGATGAAACACCAGCTAGTCAAATGGGTGGAAGCACTCCTGTTCTGACTCCTGGAAAGACACCAATTGGCACACCAGCCATGAACATGGCTACTCCTACTCCAG GTCATataatgagtatgactcctgaacaGCTTCAGGCTTGGCGGTGGGAGAGAGAAATTGATGAGAGAAATCGTCCACTTTCTGATGAAGAATTAGATGCTATGTTCCCAGAAGGATATAAG GTACTTCCCCCTCCTGCTGGTTATGTTCCTATTCGAACTCCAGCTCGAAAGCTGACAGCAACTCCAACACCTTTGGGCGGTATGACTGGCTTCCACATGCAGACTGAAGATAGAACTATGAAAAGTGTTAATGATCAACCATCTGGaaatcttccatttttaaaacctgATGATATTCAGTACTTTGATAAATTATTG GTTGATGTTGATGAGTCAACACTTAGTccagaagagcaaaaagaaagaaaaattatgaagttgcttttaaaaattaagaatggaACACCTCCTATGAGAAAG GCTGCATTGCGTCAAATTACTGATAAAGCTCGTGAATTTGGAGCTGGTCCTTTGTTTAATCAGATTCTTCCTCTGCTGATGTCTCCTACACTTGAGGATCAAGAACGTCATTTACTTGTGAAAGTTATTGATAGAATATTATACAAACTTGATGACCTAGTTCGACCTTATGTACACAAG atcCTTGTGGTTATTGAACCACTGTTGATTGATGAAGATTACTATGCTAGAGTGGAAGGCCgagaaattatttctaatttggcAAAG gCAGCTGGACTGGCTACTATGATCTCTACCATGAGACCTGATATTGATAACATGGATGAGTATGTCCGTAACACAACAGCTAGAGCTTTTGCTGTTGTAGCCTCCGCCCTGGGCATTCCTTCTTTATTGCCCTTCTTAAAAGCTGTGTGCAAAAGCAAGAAGTCCTGGCAGGCAAGACACACTGGTATTAAGATTGTACAGCAGATAGCTATTCTTATGGGCTGTGCCATCTTGCCACATCTCAGAAGTTTAGTTGAAATCATTGAACATG GTCTTGTGGATGAACAGCAGAAAGTTCGAACCATTAGTGCTTTGGCTATTGCTGCCTTGGCTGAAGCAGCAACTCCTTATGGTATTGAGTCTTTTGATTCTGTATTAAAGCCTTTATGGAAGGGTATCCGCCAACACAGAGGAAAG ggcCTGGCCGCTTTCTTAAAGGCTATTGGGTATCTTATTCCTCTTATGGATGCAGAATATGCCAACTATTATACTAGAGAAGTGATGTTAATCCTTATTCGAGAATTCCAGTCTCctgatgaagaaatgaagaaaattgtGTTGAAG GTGGTAAAGCAGTGTTGTGGAACAGATGGTGTAGAAGCAAACTACATTAAAACAGAGATTCTTCctccattttttaaacatttttggcaaCACAGAATGGCATTGGATAGAAGAAATTATCGGCAG TTAGTTGATACTACTGTGGAATTGGCAAACAAAGTGGGTGCAGCAGAGATTATATCCAGAATTGTGGATGATCTGAAAGATGAAGCTGAACAGTACAGAAAGATGGTGATGGAGACAATTGAGAAAATTATGGGCAACTTGGGAGCGGCAGATATTGATCATAAACTTGAAGAACAACTGATTGATGGTATTCTTTATGCTTTCCAAGAACAGACTACAGAG gactCAGTAATGTTGAATGGCTTTGGCACAGTGGTTAATGCTCTTGGTAAGCGAGTCAAACCATACTTGCCTCAGATCTGTGGTACAGTTTTGTGGCGTTTAAATAACAAATCAGCCAAAGTTAGGCAGCAGGCAGCTGACTTGATCTCCCGAACTGCCGTTGTCATGAAGACTTGTCAAGAG gaAAAATTGATGGGGCACTTGGGTGTTGTTTTGTATGAGTATTTGGGTGAAGAGTACCCTGAAGTACTGGGCAGCATTCTTGGAGCTCTGAaggctattgtaaatgtaatag GTATGCATAAGATGACCCCACCAATTAAAGATCTGTTGCCTAGACTCACCCCCATCTTAAAGAACAGGCATGAAAAAGTACAAGAGAATTGTATTGATCTTGTTGGACGTATTGCTGACAG ggGAGCTGAATATGTATCTGCAAGAGAGTGGATGAGGATTTGCTTTGAGCTTTTAGAGCTCTTAAAAGCTCACAAAAAAGCTATCCGTAGAGCCACAGTCAACACATTTGGTTATATTGCAAAGGCCATTGG ccctcATGATGTATTGgctacacttttaaacaacctcAAAGTTCAGGAGAGGCAGAATAGAGTTTGTACCACTGTAGCAATAGCTATTGTTGCTGAAACGTGTTCACCTTTCACAGTACTCCCTGCCTTAATGAATGAATACAGAGTTCCTGAATTGAATGTTCAAAATGGAGTGTTAAAATCACTTTCCTTCTTGTTTGAATACATTGGTGAAATGGGAAAGGACTACATTTATGCTGTGACACCATTACTTGAAGATGCTTTGATGGATAG GGACCTTGTACACAGACAGACGGCTAGTGCGGTGGTGCAGCACATGTCTCTTGGGGTTTATGGATTTGGTTGTGAAGATTCGCTGAACCACTTGCTGAACTATGTATGGCCCAACGTGTTTGAGACATCTCCCCATGTGATTCAAGCAGTTATGGGAGCCCTAGAGGGCCTGAGAGTTGCTATTGGACCATGTAGAATGTTGCAGTATTGTTTACAG GGTCTGTTTCACCCAGCCAGGAAAGTCAGAGATGTCTATTGGAAAATTTACAACTCTATCTACATTGGGTCACAGGACGCTCTCATAGCACATTACCCAAGAATCTACAATGATGATAAGAACACCTATATTCGTTATGAACTTGACTATAtcttataa